GTGCAGCAGTGCGGACGGGCGGGCGGCGGCCCGATATGGCGTCGAGCGCCACGGCCGTCCCGGTCTAGGGTTGGGCCGGGCCGCCGGCCCCGAGAACCCCGTGAGAAAGGTCAGTGCGCAACGTGTCGAGCCTGTCGATCACCCTGGTCCGCGACGACGCCCGTGAGCAGCGTGACGTCGAGACCACGACGACCGGCCTCGACCTGTTCGGCACCGACCGGGCCGTCGTCGCCGTCCGCGTGGGCGGCGAGCTGCGCGACCTCGACCGGCCCTTCGCCGACGGCGACGTCGTCGAGCCCGTGCTGGTCGACAGCCCCGACGGGCTCGCGATCCTGCGGCACTCCGCGGCCCACGTCGCCGCGCAGGCCGTCCAGGCCCGGCACCCCGACGCGAAGCTGGGCATCGGCCCGCCCATCGTCGACGGCTTCTACTACGACTTCGACGTGGCCGAGCCGTTCACCCCGGAGGACCTGCGCGACCTGGAGAAGGCGATGCAGCGCATCGTCAAGGAGCGCCAGCGCTTCCGCCGCCGGGAGGTCAGCGACGAGGAGGCCCGGGCCGAGCTGGCCGACGAGCCGTACAAGCTGGAGCTGATCGCCGACAAGGGCTCCGCGGCACCCGAGGCGACCGGTCCCGACGGGCCCGACGGCGGCGGGGACGCGGCCAGCGTCGAGGTCGGCGCCGGCCAGCTGACGATCTACGACAACCTGCGGCGCGACGACTCCGTCGCCTGGAAGGACCTGTGCCGCGGCCCGCACGTGCCGCACACGGGCTACCTCACCGCGTTCGCGCTCACCCGCAACTCCGCCGCCTACTGGCGCGGCGACCAGGCCAACCAGCAGCTGCAGCGGCTCTACGGCACCGCCTGGCCGAGTCGCGAGGCGCTCAAGGCCTACCAGACGCGACTGGAGGAGGCGGCCAAGCGCGACCACCGCAAGCTGGGCGTCGAGCTGGACCTGTACTCCTTCCCCGACGAGCTGGGCTCCGGCCTGCCCGTGTTCCACCCCAGGGGCGGGGTGCTGAAGCGCGAGATGGAGGACTACGTCCGCCGCCGCCACATCGAGGAGGGCTTCTCCTACGTCGGCACGCCCCACATCTCCAAGGAGGGGCTCTTCCACACCTCCGGGCACCTGCCGTACTACGCCGAGGGCATGTTCCCGCCGATGGAGGTCGAGGGCGGGAACTACTACCTCAAGGCCATGAACTGCCCGATGCACAACCTGATCTACCGCTCGCGCGGGCGGTCCTACCGCGAGCTGCCGCTGCGGCTGTTCGAGTTCGGCAACGTCTACCGCTACGAGAAGTCGGGCGTCGTGCACGGCCTGACCCGCGTCCGCGGCATGACGCAGGACGACTCCCACTCCTACGTCACCCCCGAGCAGGCGCCGGGGGAGATCCAGCACCTGCTGGACTTCGTGCTGGGGCTGCTGCGCGACTTCGGGCTGAGCGACTACTACCTCGAGCTGTCGACGCGCGACGACTCGGACAAGTTCATCGGGTCCGACGCGGAGTGGGCGGTCGCGACGCAGGTCCTGGAGGACGTCGCCACCCGCTCGGGCATCGAGCTGGTGCCCGACCCGGGCGGCGCGGCCTACTACGGCCCGAAGATCTCCGTGCAGATCCGCGACGCCATCGGCCGCAGCTGGCAGATGTCGACCATCCAGTACGACTTCAACCAGCCCGCACGGTTCGGGCTGGAATACCAGGCCTCCGACGGCACCCGGCAGCAGCCGGTGATGATCCACTCGGCCAAGTTCGGCTCGATCGAGCGGTTCATCGGGGTCCTCGTCGAGCACTACGCCGGCGCCTTCCCGCCCTGGCTGGCCCCGCTCCAGGTGGTGGGGATCCCGGTCGCCGACGAGTTCGCGGACTACCTCGAGGAGGTCTTCGCCGGCCTCCGGAAGGCGGGGGTCCGGGCCGAGGTCGACCACTCCGACGACCGGATGCAGAAGAAGATCCGGACGGCCCAGAAGGCGAAGGTGCCCTACCAGCTGATCGCCGGGGGCGAGGACCGCGACGCGGGGGCGGTGTCGTTCCGCTACCGCGACGGGACCCAGAAGAACGGCGTCCCGGTGGCCGAGGCCGTCGCCGAGATCACCGACGCGATCGCCCGCCGCACCCAGGTCTGAGCGCGGCTGGCCGCGTCTGATGTCAGCTGCCCTGCGCCGAGCGCTTAGGGTCGTCCCGTGCGTGGTCAGGGGTCCGAGGAGGACGGCAAGGGGGTGGAGGTGGAGGACGCGGTCCACCTGCCGGGCGAGCCGGACGGTTTCGAGCGGCTCTGGACGCCGCACCGGATGGTCTACATCGGCGGCCAGGACAAGCCGGCGACGCCCGACGCCGACGCGTGCCCCTTCTGCCGGATCCCCCAGGGCGAGGACCGCGAGGGCCTCGTCGTGCACCGGGGCGAGCTCGCCTTCGTCGTCCTCAACCTGTACCCGTACTCGCCGGGCCACCTGCTCGTCTGCCCCTACCGGCACGTCGCGGACTACACCGACCTGACCGACGCCGAGACGGTGGAGGTGGCGGCGCTCAGCCAGCAGGCCATGCGCGCCGTCCGGGCCGCCAGCGCCCCGCACGGCTTCAACCTGGGGCTCAACCAGGGGGCGGTGGCCGGGGCGGGGATCGCCGCGCACCTGCACCAGCACGTCGTCCCCCGCTGGGCCGGCGACGCGAACTTCCTGCCGGTCATCGGGCAGACCAAGGCCCTCCCGCAGCTCCTCGACGACACGTGGCAGGTCGTCACCGCCGCGTGGGAACAGCTCGGCCCTTCGACAGGCTCAGGACACCGCTGATGCTCGAACGGTTCCGCGGGATCTCCGCGGCCCTGCTGGGTCCGCTCGTCCGCCTGCTGCTGCGGCTGGGCGTCTCGCCCGACCTCGTCACCATCGCCGGCACCGCCGGGGTGGTGGTCGCCGCGCTCGTCTGCTTCCCGCAGGGCTGGCTGTGGCAGGGCGC
The window above is part of the Friedmanniella luteola genome. Proteins encoded here:
- the thrS gene encoding threonine--tRNA ligase, with protein sequence MSSLSITLVRDDAREQRDVETTTTGLDLFGTDRAVVAVRVGGELRDLDRPFADGDVVEPVLVDSPDGLAILRHSAAHVAAQAVQARHPDAKLGIGPPIVDGFYYDFDVAEPFTPEDLRDLEKAMQRIVKERQRFRRREVSDEEARAELADEPYKLELIADKGSAAPEATGPDGPDGGGDAASVEVGAGQLTIYDNLRRDDSVAWKDLCRGPHVPHTGYLTAFALTRNSAAYWRGDQANQQLQRLYGTAWPSREALKAYQTRLEEAAKRDHRKLGVELDLYSFPDELGSGLPVFHPRGGVLKREMEDYVRRRHIEEGFSYVGTPHISKEGLFHTSGHLPYYAEGMFPPMEVEGGNYYLKAMNCPMHNLIYRSRGRSYRELPLRLFEFGNVYRYEKSGVVHGLTRVRGMTQDDSHSYVTPEQAPGEIQHLLDFVLGLLRDFGLSDYYLELSTRDDSDKFIGSDAEWAVATQVLEDVATRSGIELVPDPGGAAYYGPKISVQIRDAIGRSWQMSTIQYDFNQPARFGLEYQASDGTRQQPVMIHSAKFGSIERFIGVLVEHYAGAFPPWLAPLQVVGIPVADEFADYLEEVFAGLRKAGVRAEVDHSDDRMQKKIRTAQKAKVPYQLIAGGEDRDAGAVSFRYRDGTQKNGVPVAEAVAEITDAIARRTQV
- a CDS encoding HIT family protein, giving the protein MRGQGSEEDGKGVEVEDAVHLPGEPDGFERLWTPHRMVYIGGQDKPATPDADACPFCRIPQGEDREGLVVHRGELAFVVLNLYPYSPGHLLVCPYRHVADYTDLTDAETVEVAALSQQAMRAVRAASAPHGFNLGLNQGAVAGAGIAAHLHQHVVPRWAGDANFLPVIGQTKALPQLLDDTWQVVTAAWEQLGPSTGSGHR